The following coding sequences are from one Canis lupus baileyi chromosome 19, mCanLup2.hap1, whole genome shotgun sequence window:
- the USP19 gene encoding ubiquitin carboxyl-terminal hydrolase 19 isoform X11 codes for MSGGASATGPRRGPPGLEEATSKKKQKDRANQESKDGDPRRGSASSREEQAKEELLLDWRQSADEVIVKLRVGAGPLRLEEVDAAFTDTDCVVRLPGGRQWGGVFYAEIESSCTKVQARKGGLLQLALPKKVPLLTWPSLLKKPLGTQEVVPGLRCQENGQEPSPIALEPGPEPRRAKQEARNQKRAQGRGEVGAGAGPGAQAGPSAKRAVHLRRGPEGEGSRDGPGPRGDAPPFLAETATQAEAEEQLRVPPLNPQTCLLGSEENLALLTGEKTVSPRNDPVSPAMSRSRDPEKGDRSKEEMAVAADAVTLVDGKEPESMVNLAFVKNDSYEKGPDSVVVHVYVKEIRRDTSRVLFREQDFTLIFQTRDGNFLRLHPGCGPHTLFRWQVKLRNLIEPEQCTFCFTASRIDICLRKRQSQRWGGLEAPAARVGGAKVAVPTGPTPLDSAPPGGTPHPLTGQEEARAVEKEKPKPRSEDTGLDGVAARTPMEHVAPKPEPHLASPKPTCMVPPMPHSPVSGDSVEEEEEEEKKVCLPGFTGLVNLGNTCFMNSVIQSLSNTRELRDFFHDRSFETEINYNNPLGTGGRLAIGFAVLLRALWKGTHHAFQPSKLKAIVASKASQFTGYAQHDAQEFMAFLLDGLHEDLNRIQNKPYTETVDSDGRPDEVVAEEAWQRHKMRNDSFIVDLFQGQYKSKLVCPVCAKVSITFDPFLYLPVPLPQKQKVLPVFYFAREPHSKPIKFLVSISKENSSASEVLDSLSQSVHVKPENLRLAEVIKNRFHRVFLPSHSLDTVSPSDTLLCFELLSPELAKERVVVLEVQQRPQVPSIPISKCAACQRKQQSEDEKLKRCTRCYRVGYCNQLCQKTHWPDHKGLCRPENIGYPFLVSVPASRLIYARLAQLLEGYARYSVSVFQPPFQPGRMALESQGPGCTTLLSTSSLEAGDSERDPIQPPELQLVTPVAEGDTGVPRAWAAPDRGPVPSTSGVSSEVLASGPVEVGSLPAGERVSRPEAAVPGYQHPSEAMNSHTPQFFIYKIDASNREQRLEDKGDTPLELGEDCSLALVWRNNERLQEFVLVASKELECAEDPGSAGEAARAGHFTLDQCLNLFTRPEVLAPEEAWYCPQCKQHREASKQLLLWRLPNVLIVQLKRFSFRSFIWRDKINDLVEFPVRNLDLSKFCIGQKEEQLPSYDLYAVINHYGGMIGGHYTACARLPNDRSSQRSDVGWRLFDDSTVTTVDESQVVTRYAYVLFYRRRNSPVERPPRAGHSEHHPDLGPAAEAAASQGLGPGQAPEVAPTRTAPERFAPSVDRPAPTYSNMEEVD; via the exons ATGTCTGGTGGGGCCAGCGCCACAGGCCCAAGGAGGGGTCCCCCAGGATTGGAGGAGGCCACCAGTAAGAAGAAGCAGAAGGATCGAGCAAACCAGGAGAGCAAGGATGGAGATCCTAGGAGAG GGTCGGCATCTTCTCGGGAGGAGCAGGCCAAAGAGG AGTTGTTGCTTGATTGGAGGCAGAGTGCAGATGAGGTGATTGTCAAGCTGCGTGTGGGAGCAGGTCCCCTGCGGCTGGAGGAAGTGGATGCTGCTTTCACGGACACAGACTGCGTGGTGCGGCTTCCAG GTGGTCGGCAGTGGGGTGGTGTTTTCTACGCTGAAATAGAAAGTTCTTGCACCAAAGTACAAGCTCGTAAAGGTGGCCTCCTGCAGCTGGCACTGCCCAAGAAGGTGCCTCTGCTCACATGGCCCTCTCTTCTG AAGAAACCTCTAGGGACCCAGGAGGTGGTACCAGGGCTGCGGTGCCAGGAGAATGGGCAGGAGCCATCTCCCATTGCTCTGGAGCCAGGCCCTGAGCCCCGTCGGGCTAAACAGGAGGCCCGGAACCAGAAGCGGGCCCAGGGCCGTGGTGAGGTAGGCGCAGGGGctggccccggggcccaggcagGCCCCAGCGCCAAGAGGGCTGTGCATCTCCgcagagggccagagggggaaggGTCCAGAGATGGGCCTGGACCCCGGGGTGATGCCCCCCCCTTCTTGGCTGagacagccacccag GCAGAAGCTGAGGAACAGCTCCGGGTACCACCATTGAACCCCCAGACCTGCCTCTTGGGCTCAGAGGAGAATCTAGCACTCTTGACAGGAGAAAAGACTGTGTCTCCCAGGAATGACCCAGTCTCCCCAGCCATGTCCCGGAGCAGAGACCCTGAGAAAGGTGACCGTTCCAAAGAGGAGATGGCAGTGGCAGCAGATGCTGTAACCTTGGTGGATGGTAAAG AGCCGGAATCCATGGTGAACCTGGCATTTGTCAAGAATGACTCATATGAGAAGGGGCCAGATTCCGTGGTGGTGCACGTGTACGTGAAAGAAATCCGCAGGGACACCTCTCGAGTGCTTTTCCGCGAGCAGGACTTCACACTTATCTTCCAGACCAG GGATGGAAACTTCCTGAGACTACACCCGGGCTGTGGGCCCCACACCCTCTTCCGTTggcaggtgaagctcag GAACCTGATTGAACCTGAGCAGTGCACCTTCTGCTTCACCGCCTCTCGCATTGACATCTGCCTCCGTAAGCGGCAAAGTCAGCGCTGGGGGGGCCTGGAGGCCCCAGCTGCACGAG TGGGTGGTGCAAAGGTTGCCGTGCCGACAGGTCCAACCCCTCTGGATTCAGCACCACCAGGAggcacccctcaccccctcacaGGACAGGAGGAAGCTCGGGCTGTGGAGAAGGAAAAACCCAAGCCTCGGTCTGAGGACACGGGGTTGGATGGTGTGGCTGCCCGTACGCCCATGGAGCATGTAGCCCCAAAGCCAGAGCCACACCTGGCCTCG CCCAAGCCCACATGTATGGTGCCTCCAATGCCCCATAGCCCAGTGAGTGGAGAcagtgtggaggaagaggaggaggaagagaagaaggtgTGTCTGCCAGGCTTCACTGGCCTTGTCAACCTAGGCAACACTTGCTTCATGAACAGTGTTATTCAGTCTTTGTCTAACACTCGGGAGCTCCGTGACTTCTTCCATG ACCGCTCCTTTGAGACTGAGATCAACTACAACAACCCATTGGGGACTGGTGGGCGTCTGGCCATTGGCTTTGCTGTGCTGCTCCGGGCGCTATGGAAGGGCACTCACCATGCCTTCCAGCCTTCCAAGTTGAAG GCCATTGTGGCGAGCAAGGCCAGCCAGTTCACAGGCTATGCACAGCATGATGCCCAGGAGTTCATGGCTTTCTTGCTGGATGGGCTGCATGAAGACCTGAATCGCATTCAGAACAAGCCATACACAGAGACTGTGGACTCGGATGGGCGGCCTGATGAG GTGGTGGCTGAAGAAGCATGGCAGCGGCATAAGATGCGGAATGACTCTTTCATCGTAGACCTATTTCAGGGGCAGTATAAGTCGAAGCTGGTGTGCCCTGTGTGTGCCAAG GTCTCCATCACTTTCGACCCATTCCTCTACCTGCCGGTACCCTTGCCACAGAAGCAGAAGGTTCTCCCCGTCTTCTATTTTGCCCGGGAGCCCCACAGCAAGCCTATCAAG TTTCTGGTGAGCATCAGCAAGGAGAACTCCAGCGCAAGTGAAGTGTTGGACTCCCTCTCTCAGAGTGTCCACGTGAAGCCTGAGAACCTGCGTCTGGCTGAG GTGATAAAGAATCGTTTCCACCGTGTGTTCCTGCCCTCCCACTCATTGGACACCGTGTCCCCATCTGACACACTCCTCTGCTTTGAGCTGCTATCCCCAGAGTTGGCTAAGGAACGGGTGGTGGTGCTAGAGGTGCAGCAG CGCCCCCAGGTGCCCAGCATCCCCATCTCCAAGTGTGCAGCCTGCCAGCGGAAGCAGCAGTCAGAAGATGAGAAGCTGAAGCGTTGTACTCGGTGCTACCGCGTGGGCTACTGCAACCA gcTCTGCCAGAAAACCCACTGGCCTGACCACAAGGGTCTCTGCCGCCCTGAGAATATTGGCTACCCATTTCTGGTCAGTGTACCTGCCTCACGTCTCATTTACGCTCGTCTTGCTCAGCTGCTAGAGGGCTATGCCCG GTACTCTGTGAGTGTATTCCAGCCACCCTTCCAGCCTGGCCGCATGGCCTTGGagtcccagggccctggctgcACTACGTTGCTCTCCACTAGCTCCCTGGAGGCTGGGGACAGTGAGAGGGACCCGATTCAGCCGCCTGAGCTCCAGTTGGTGACCCCTGTGGCTGAGGGGGACACAGGGGTCCCTCGGGCATGGGCGGCCCCTGACCGGGGCCCTGTGCCCAGCACCAGTGGCGTTTCTTCTGAGGTGCTGGCCAGTGGGCCTGTTGAAGTTGGCTCCTTGCCTGCTGGTGAGAGGGTGTCTCGGCCCGAAG CTGCTGTGCCCGGATATCAGCATCCAAGTGAAGCCATGAACTCCCACACACCCCagttcttcatctataaaattgatgCATCTAACCGAGAGCAGCGGCTAGAGGACAAAG GAGACACCCCCCTGGAGCTGGGTGAGGACTGTAGTCTGGCTCTAGTCTGGCGAAACAATGAGCGTCTACAGGAGTTTGTGTTGGTAGCCTCCAAGGAGCTGGAATGTGCTGAGGATCCAGGGTCTGCTGGTGAGGCTGCCCGTGCTGGCCACTTCACTCTGGACCAGTGCCTGAACCTCTTCACTCGGCCTGAGGTGCTGGCACCGGAGGAGGCttg GTACTGCCCACAGTGTAAACAACACCGAGAGGCCTCCAAGCAACTGTTGCTATGGCGCCTTCCTAACGTACTTATTGTTCAGCTCAAGCGCTTCTCCTTTCGGAGTTTCATCTGGCGTGACAAGATCAATGACTTGGTGGAGTTCCCTGTTCG GAATCTGGACCTGAGCAAGTTCTGCATCGGTCAGAAAGAGGAACAGCTGCCTAGCTACGACCTGTATGCTGTCATCAACCACTACGGAGGCATGATTGGCGGCCACTACACTGCCTGTGCGCGTCTACCCAATGACCGCAGCAGCCAGCGCAGCGACGTGG GCTGGCGCTTGTTTGATGACAGCACGGTGACAACAGTAGACGAGAGCCAGGTCGTGACGCGTTATGCCTATGTACTCTTCTACCGTCGGCGAAACTCTCCTGTGGAGAGGCCCCCCAGGGCAGGTCACTCTGAGCACCACCCAGACCTAGGCCCTGCAGCTGAGGCTGCTGCCAGCCAG
- the USP19 gene encoding ubiquitin carboxyl-terminal hydrolase 19 isoform X10, with amino-acid sequence MSGGASATGPRRGPPGLEEATSKKKQKDRANQESKDGDPRRGSASSREEQAKEELLLDWRQSADEVIVKLRVGAGPLRLEEVDAAFTDTDCVVRLPGGRQWGGVFYAEIESSCTKVQARKGGLLQLALPKKVPLLTWPSLLKKPLGTQEVVPGLRCQENGQEPSPIALEPGPEPRRAKQEARNQKRAQGRGEVGAGAGPGAQAGPSAKRAVHLRRGPEGEGSRDGPGPRGDAPPFLAETATQAEAEEQLRVPPLNPQTCLLGSEENLALLTGEKTVSPRNDPVSPAMSRSRDPEKGDRSKEEMAVAADAVTLVDEPESMVNLAFVKNDSYEKGPDSVVVHVYVKEIRRDTSRVLFREQDFTLIFQTRDGNFLRLHPGCGPHTLFRWQVKLRNLIEPEQCTFCFTASRIDICLRKRQSQRWGGLEAPAARGAVGGAKVAVPTGPTPLDSAPPGGTPHPLTGQEEARAVEKEKPKPRSEDTGLDGVAARTPMEHVAPKPEPHLASPKPTCMVPPMPHSPVSGDSVEEEEEEEKKVCLPGFTGLVNLGNTCFMNSVIQSLSNTRELRDFFHDRSFETEINYNNPLGTGGRLAIGFAVLLRALWKGTHHAFQPSKLKAIVASKASQFTGYAQHDAQEFMAFLLDGLHEDLNRIQNKPYTETVDSDGRPDEVVAEEAWQRHKMRNDSFIVDLFQGQYKSKLVCPVCAKVSITFDPFLYLPVPLPQKQKVLPVFYFAREPHSKPIKFLVSISKENSSASEVLDSLSQSVHVKPENLRLAEVIKNRFHRVFLPSHSLDTVSPSDTLLCFELLSPELAKERVVVLEVQQRPQVPSIPISKCAACQRKQQSEDEKLKRCTRCYRVGYCNQLCQKTHWPDHKGLCRPENIGYPFLVSVPASRLIYARLAQLLEGYARYSVSVFQPPFQPGRMALESQGPGCTTLLSTSSLEAGDSERDPIQPPELQLVTPVAEGDTGVPRAWAAPDRGPVPSTSGVSSEVLASGPVEVGSLPAGERVSRPEAAVPGYQHPSEAMNSHTPQFFIYKIDASNREQRLEDKGDTPLELGEDCSLALVWRNNERLQEFVLVASKELECAEDPGSAGEAARAGHFTLDQCLNLFTRPEVLAPEEAWYCPQCKQHREASKQLLLWRLPNVLIVQLKRFSFRSFIWRDKINDLVEFPVRNLDLSKFCIGQKEEQLPSYDLYAVINHYGGMIGGHYTACARLPNDRSSQRSDVGWRLFDDSTVTTVDESQVVTRYAYVLFYRRRNSPVERPPRAGHSEHHPDLGPAAEAAASQGLGPGQAPEVAPTRTAPERFAPSVDRPAPTYSNMEEVD; translated from the exons ATGTCTGGTGGGGCCAGCGCCACAGGCCCAAGGAGGGGTCCCCCAGGATTGGAGGAGGCCACCAGTAAGAAGAAGCAGAAGGATCGAGCAAACCAGGAGAGCAAGGATGGAGATCCTAGGAGAG GGTCGGCATCTTCTCGGGAGGAGCAGGCCAAAGAGG AGTTGTTGCTTGATTGGAGGCAGAGTGCAGATGAGGTGATTGTCAAGCTGCGTGTGGGAGCAGGTCCCCTGCGGCTGGAGGAAGTGGATGCTGCTTTCACGGACACAGACTGCGTGGTGCGGCTTCCAG GTGGTCGGCAGTGGGGTGGTGTTTTCTACGCTGAAATAGAAAGTTCTTGCACCAAAGTACAAGCTCGTAAAGGTGGCCTCCTGCAGCTGGCACTGCCCAAGAAGGTGCCTCTGCTCACATGGCCCTCTCTTCTG AAGAAACCTCTAGGGACCCAGGAGGTGGTACCAGGGCTGCGGTGCCAGGAGAATGGGCAGGAGCCATCTCCCATTGCTCTGGAGCCAGGCCCTGAGCCCCGTCGGGCTAAACAGGAGGCCCGGAACCAGAAGCGGGCCCAGGGCCGTGGTGAGGTAGGCGCAGGGGctggccccggggcccaggcagGCCCCAGCGCCAAGAGGGCTGTGCATCTCCgcagagggccagagggggaaggGTCCAGAGATGGGCCTGGACCCCGGGGTGATGCCCCCCCCTTCTTGGCTGagacagccacccag GCAGAAGCTGAGGAACAGCTCCGGGTACCACCATTGAACCCCCAGACCTGCCTCTTGGGCTCAGAGGAGAATCTAGCACTCTTGACAGGAGAAAAGACTGTGTCTCCCAGGAATGACCCAGTCTCCCCAGCCATGTCCCGGAGCAGAGACCCTGAGAAAGGTGACCGTTCCAAAGAGGAGATGGCAGTGGCAGCAGATGCTGTAACCTTGGTGGATG AGCCGGAATCCATGGTGAACCTGGCATTTGTCAAGAATGACTCATATGAGAAGGGGCCAGATTCCGTGGTGGTGCACGTGTACGTGAAAGAAATCCGCAGGGACACCTCTCGAGTGCTTTTCCGCGAGCAGGACTTCACACTTATCTTCCAGACCAG GGATGGAAACTTCCTGAGACTACACCCGGGCTGTGGGCCCCACACCCTCTTCCGTTggcaggtgaagctcag GAACCTGATTGAACCTGAGCAGTGCACCTTCTGCTTCACCGCCTCTCGCATTGACATCTGCCTCCGTAAGCGGCAAAGTCAGCGCTGGGGGGGCCTGGAGGCCCCAGCTGCACGAG GTGCAGTGGGTGGTGCAAAGGTTGCCGTGCCGACAGGTCCAACCCCTCTGGATTCAGCACCACCAGGAggcacccctcaccccctcacaGGACAGGAGGAAGCTCGGGCTGTGGAGAAGGAAAAACCCAAGCCTCGGTCTGAGGACACGGGGTTGGATGGTGTGGCTGCCCGTACGCCCATGGAGCATGTAGCCCCAAAGCCAGAGCCACACCTGGCCTCG CCCAAGCCCACATGTATGGTGCCTCCAATGCCCCATAGCCCAGTGAGTGGAGAcagtgtggaggaagaggaggaggaagagaagaaggtgTGTCTGCCAGGCTTCACTGGCCTTGTCAACCTAGGCAACACTTGCTTCATGAACAGTGTTATTCAGTCTTTGTCTAACACTCGGGAGCTCCGTGACTTCTTCCATG ACCGCTCCTTTGAGACTGAGATCAACTACAACAACCCATTGGGGACTGGTGGGCGTCTGGCCATTGGCTTTGCTGTGCTGCTCCGGGCGCTATGGAAGGGCACTCACCATGCCTTCCAGCCTTCCAAGTTGAAG GCCATTGTGGCGAGCAAGGCCAGCCAGTTCACAGGCTATGCACAGCATGATGCCCAGGAGTTCATGGCTTTCTTGCTGGATGGGCTGCATGAAGACCTGAATCGCATTCAGAACAAGCCATACACAGAGACTGTGGACTCGGATGGGCGGCCTGATGAG GTGGTGGCTGAAGAAGCATGGCAGCGGCATAAGATGCGGAATGACTCTTTCATCGTAGACCTATTTCAGGGGCAGTATAAGTCGAAGCTGGTGTGCCCTGTGTGTGCCAAG GTCTCCATCACTTTCGACCCATTCCTCTACCTGCCGGTACCCTTGCCACAGAAGCAGAAGGTTCTCCCCGTCTTCTATTTTGCCCGGGAGCCCCACAGCAAGCCTATCAAG TTTCTGGTGAGCATCAGCAAGGAGAACTCCAGCGCAAGTGAAGTGTTGGACTCCCTCTCTCAGAGTGTCCACGTGAAGCCTGAGAACCTGCGTCTGGCTGAG GTGATAAAGAATCGTTTCCACCGTGTGTTCCTGCCCTCCCACTCATTGGACACCGTGTCCCCATCTGACACACTCCTCTGCTTTGAGCTGCTATCCCCAGAGTTGGCTAAGGAACGGGTGGTGGTGCTAGAGGTGCAGCAG CGCCCCCAGGTGCCCAGCATCCCCATCTCCAAGTGTGCAGCCTGCCAGCGGAAGCAGCAGTCAGAAGATGAGAAGCTGAAGCGTTGTACTCGGTGCTACCGCGTGGGCTACTGCAACCA gcTCTGCCAGAAAACCCACTGGCCTGACCACAAGGGTCTCTGCCGCCCTGAGAATATTGGCTACCCATTTCTGGTCAGTGTACCTGCCTCACGTCTCATTTACGCTCGTCTTGCTCAGCTGCTAGAGGGCTATGCCCG GTACTCTGTGAGTGTATTCCAGCCACCCTTCCAGCCTGGCCGCATGGCCTTGGagtcccagggccctggctgcACTACGTTGCTCTCCACTAGCTCCCTGGAGGCTGGGGACAGTGAGAGGGACCCGATTCAGCCGCCTGAGCTCCAGTTGGTGACCCCTGTGGCTGAGGGGGACACAGGGGTCCCTCGGGCATGGGCGGCCCCTGACCGGGGCCCTGTGCCCAGCACCAGTGGCGTTTCTTCTGAGGTGCTGGCCAGTGGGCCTGTTGAAGTTGGCTCCTTGCCTGCTGGTGAGAGGGTGTCTCGGCCCGAAG CTGCTGTGCCCGGATATCAGCATCCAAGTGAAGCCATGAACTCCCACACACCCCagttcttcatctataaaattgatgCATCTAACCGAGAGCAGCGGCTAGAGGACAAAG GAGACACCCCCCTGGAGCTGGGTGAGGACTGTAGTCTGGCTCTAGTCTGGCGAAACAATGAGCGTCTACAGGAGTTTGTGTTGGTAGCCTCCAAGGAGCTGGAATGTGCTGAGGATCCAGGGTCTGCTGGTGAGGCTGCCCGTGCTGGCCACTTCACTCTGGACCAGTGCCTGAACCTCTTCACTCGGCCTGAGGTGCTGGCACCGGAGGAGGCttg GTACTGCCCACAGTGTAAACAACACCGAGAGGCCTCCAAGCAACTGTTGCTATGGCGCCTTCCTAACGTACTTATTGTTCAGCTCAAGCGCTTCTCCTTTCGGAGTTTCATCTGGCGTGACAAGATCAATGACTTGGTGGAGTTCCCTGTTCG GAATCTGGACCTGAGCAAGTTCTGCATCGGTCAGAAAGAGGAACAGCTGCCTAGCTACGACCTGTATGCTGTCATCAACCACTACGGAGGCATGATTGGCGGCCACTACACTGCCTGTGCGCGTCTACCCAATGACCGCAGCAGCCAGCGCAGCGACGTGG GCTGGCGCTTGTTTGATGACAGCACGGTGACAACAGTAGACGAGAGCCAGGTCGTGACGCGTTATGCCTATGTACTCTTCTACCGTCGGCGAAACTCTCCTGTGGAGAGGCCCCCCAGGGCAGGTCACTCTGAGCACCACCCAGACCTAGGCCCTGCAGCTGAGGCTGCTGCCAGCCAG